The following coding sequences lie in one Zingiber officinale cultivar Zhangliang chromosome 2B, Zo_v1.1, whole genome shotgun sequence genomic window:
- the LOC122046869 gene encoding uncharacterized protein At3g27210-like translates to MSLLNVEATVRGLDSERKHLALESKEEAFFDSQGWLDSDCEDDFVSVNGDLTPSRLSSPNFQMNKQFTVLNSTIESFSPDAAKRKLSELLRDNEVVPNQKQVPEFLEVDANTLPQLNHQTFKLSGITSCCCNAGKPSEEFKEEKKMKANTCCLPSLACSFRLKERRKQKMSSVG, encoded by the exons ATGAGTCTGCTCAATGTGGAGGCCACTGTGCGAGGTCTGGATTCTGAGAGAAAGCATTTGGCATTAG AGAGTAAAGAAGAAGCCTTCTTTGATTCACAAGGGTGGCTGGATTCTGATTGTGAAGATGATTTTGTCAGTGTGAATGGAG ACCTGACTCCTTCCAGGTTAAGCAGTCCAAACTTCCAAATGAACAAGCAATTCACAGTTCTTAATTCCACCATCGAGTCTTTTTCGCCAGATGCTGCAAAAAGGAAGCTCTCGGAGCTTCTTCGAGACAATGAAGTTGTACCAAACCAAAAACAAGTTCCAGAATTCCTTGAGGTCGATGCCAATACTCTCCCACAGCTCAATCATCAGACCTTCAAACTCTCTGGAATCACTTCCTGTTGCTGCAATGCGGGGAAGCCGAGTGAAGAATTCAAGGAGGAGAAAAAGATGAAGGCTAACACCTGCTGCTTGCCCAGTTTGGCATGCAGTTTTAGAttgaaagaaagaaggaagcagAAGATGAGCTCTGTTGGCTAG
- the LOC122046868 gene encoding F-box/kelch-repeat protein At1g67480-like, with protein sequence MIGLSVTELVGPRSQFDIPIQDTMAALGKVSVALSLQIRHRPIIPGLPDDVAKRCLALLPRIDFPLAAAVCKAWRSFIQSEEFLAIRKQGNKLEEWMFVLTSDAGRSQRRWEVWGASGKKLKVLPPMPGPVKTGFAVAVLESKFVVAGGYVGAVVDGGSENVSDDVYQYDSRLNRWSSLAKMNVARYNFACTEVNGLIYVVGGVGSNGEILSSVEVYHPGKNIWSLVESLRRPRWGCFACSFDGMLYVMGGRSSFTIGNSKLVDIYSPEKKSWCEMKNGCVMVTAHAMLGEKLICMEWKNQRKLAIFDSVDKSWHSVSVPVSGSSAVGFCFGILNNKLLLFSMSKFPGYKTLLYDPGAPVGSQWQQTSLFGPSGFCLCSVTITT encoded by the exons ATGATAGGTTTATCGGTGACTGAGCTCGTTGGTCCGAGATCACAATTTGACATTCCGATCCAGGATACGATGGCTGCTCTTGGAAAAGTTTCGGTCGCTCTGAGCCTGCAAATTCGGCATCGCCCCATCATTCCTGGATTGCCTGACGATGTGGCGAAGCGCTGCCTCGCACTTCTTCCCCGCATTGACTTCCCCCTCGCGGCGGCGGTTTGCAAGGCGTGGAGGTCGTTTATCCAGAGCGAGGAATTTCTTGCCATTCGAAAGCAGGGAAATAAGCTCGAGGAATGGATGTTTGTCTTGACTAGCGATGCCGGAAGGAGCCAGAGGCGTTGGGAGGTCTGGGGAGCCTCAGGAAAGAAACTGAAGGTGCTTCCGCCGATGCCTGGCCCGGTGAAGACCGGGTTCGCCGTCGCCGTACTGGAGTCTAAGTTTGTCGTTGCGGGTGGATACGTCGGCGCCGTCGTCGATGGCGGCTCGGAAAACGTGTCGGACGATGTCTATCAATACGACTCGCGGCTTAACAG ATGGAGCTCGCTAGCCAAGATGAACGTTGCCCGTTACAATTTCGCATGCACTGAGGTGAATGGCCTGATATATGTTGTCGGAGGAGTTGGATCCAATGGAGAAATCTTATCGAGTGTTGAAGTTTACCACCCGGGGAAGAACATCTGGAGCTTGGTcgaaagccttcgccggccgagGTGGGGTTGCTTTGCTTGTAGCTTCGACGGCATGCTTTACGTGATGGGTGGCCGTTCTAGCTTCACAATTGGGAATTCCAAGCTGGTCGACATCTATAGCCCAGAGAAAAAGTCTTGGTGTGAGATGAAGAATGGTTGTGTCATGGTGACTGCTCATGCCATGTTAGGCGAGAAACTGATCTGCATGGAGTGGAAAAACCAGCGTAAATTGGCTATCTTTGATTCGGTCGATAAGTCATGGCACAGTGTTTCCGTGCCAGTTTCAGGGAGTTCGGCTGTGGGGTTTTGCTTTGGGATATTGAACAATAAGTTGTTGCTTTTCTCGATGAGTAAATTCCCTGGATATAAAACTCTGTTGTATGATCCAGGTGCTCCAGTTGGATCACAATGGCAGCAAACATCTTTGTTTGGGCCTTCTGGTTTTTGTTTGTGCAGTGTAACCATAACAACGTGA
- the LOC122048591 gene encoding cytochrome P450 94B3-like encodes MVTCLLFFPVFLILLQILPTLIFCHKKNNNPGGGPKTYPLIGCFVDFYKNRDRLLDWYTDLLASSPTQTVVVHRLGARRTVLTADPACVEHILRSNFANYPKGKPFTEILGDLLGRGIFNADGQLWHAQRKLASREFTTRSMREGLITELESETSVRLLPRLRDASVTGRHVDVQDLLRRFAFDVICQVSLGMDPRCLEGDPRNALLPESELARAFEVASAISARRGAAPVAMIWKLKRALGIGTERKLREAVSLIHSQIMELIRARKAEMEKGVVERSNDDFLTRLISSGQNDEYARDMVISFLMAGRDTTSAALTWFFWLIPRHPDAEREIVDELERLGGRLDYHSIKEMRVLEACLCESMRLFPPVAWDSKHAAAADVLPDGTRVEAGDRVTYFPYGMGRMEKIWGEGCGGFDHRRWLEADGSGGSVAARASPYKFPVFQAGPRACLGKEMAMVQMKYVAAAMLWDYELRMAEEQTPVLVPLLTAHMAGGLPMVVKRRNRSGDASSQI; translated from the exons ATGGTCACATGCCTTCTCTTCTTCCCCGTCTTCCTCATCCTTTTACAAATCCTTCCGACACTAATCTTCTGTCATAAGAAGAACAATAATCCCGGCGGCGGCCCCAAAACTTACCCCCTCATCGGATGCTTCGTAGACTTCTACAAGAACCGCGACAGACTTCTGGACTGGTACACCGACCTCCTCGCGTCATCTCCCACGCAGACTGTCGTGGTCCACCGGCTAGGCGCCCGGCGAACCGTGCTCACCGCCGACCCGGCCTGCGTCGAGCACATCCTCCGCTCCAACTTCGCCAACTACCCCAAGGGAAAGCCCTTCACCGAGATCCTCGGCGACCTTCTCGGCCGCGGCATCTTCAACGCCGACGGCCAGCTCTGGCACGCCCAGCGCAAGCTCGCCAGTCGCGAATTCACCACGCGGTCGATGCGCGAGGGCCTTATTACCGAGCTCGAGTCCGAGACCAGCGTCCGACTGCTGCCTCGGCTTCGGGACGCCAGCGTCACCGGACGCCACGTAGACGTGCAGGACCTGCTCCGGCGGTTCGCCTTCGACGTCATCTGCCAAGTCTCACTCGGGATGGACCCCAGGTGCCTCGAAGGCGACCCGAG AAACGCCTTGTTGCCGGAGTCGGAACTAGCGCGGGCTTTCGAGGTGGCATCGGCAATCAGCGCTCGACGCGGTGCGGCACCGGTGGCCATGATTTGGAAGCTAAAGCGGGCATTAGGGATCGGAACGGAGCGGAAGCTCCGCGAGGCGGTGAGCCTGATCCACTCCCAAATCATGGAGCTGATCCGGGCGAGGAAAGCGGAGATGGAGAAGGGCGTGGTGGAACGTAGCAACGACGACTTCTTGACGAGGTTGATTTCCAGCGGCCAGAATGACGAGTACGCTCGCGACATGGTGATCAGCTTCCTAATGGCCGGGCGGGACACCACCTCCGCCGCGCTCACCTGGTTCTTCTGGCTCATCCCGCGCCACCCGGACGCGGAACGCGAGATCGTGGACGAATTGGAGCGACTCGGAGGGCGATTGGACTACCATTCGATCAAGGAAATGAGGGTTTTGGAGGCGTGCCTGTGCGAGAGCATGCGGCTTTTTCCCCCGGTGGCGTGGGATTCCAAGCACGCCGCGGCGGCCGACGTGCTCCCGGACGGGACGAGGGTGGAGGCGGGGGACCGAGTGACGTACTTTCCTTACGGGATGGGGCGAATGGAGAAGATTTGGGGGGAAGGATGCGGGGGGTTCGACCACAGGAGGTGGCTGGAGGCGGACGGGAGCGGAGGGTCGGTAGCGGCCAGAGCGTCGCCGTACAAATTCCCAGTGTTCCAGGCGGGGCCGAGGGCGTGCCTTGGGAAGGAGATGGCGATGGTGCAGATGAAGTATGTGGCAGCGGCAATGCTCTGGGATTACGAGCTGAGGATGGCGGAGGAGCAAACGCCGGTACTGGTGCCGCTGCTGACGGCGCACATGGCCGGCGGGCTGCCGATGGTGGTGAAGAGGAGGAATAGAAGTGGCGATGCATCCtcccaaatttaa